The nucleotide window CGTGACAGTACACTAAATCTGGCACTTTTTCGGTCAGGTCTGCTTATCACCGTGAATGGGAGCTTCGCTATGGTCAGCAGCTTTCTCAGACTGATGGGCAAGGATGGGTTCGAATAAACCCGGTCTGGCAAACAATCTGGAATCTCAGTGTGCCAGGGAAGATTAAAATTTTCATTTGGAAGGTCCTACATGGTATGCTTCCCTGTTTGGGAGTCCTTGCAAATAGACACGTTTCAACTAGTGCTCAATGCCCGATCTGCTCGTCAAGTGCAGATTGTTTGGCGAAGGAATGTTATGCATCTAAATCTCCGACCTTTTGGGACAACTCTGCCCCTGATTTTATCTCATCTTTGATTGCAAACGATATAGCTGTCATTTGATGAATAAAATCTTATTCCCGTAAAAAAAAATCATCATCCAAATATGCAATAGCTATCAAGAACTACGATCTGTTGGAAATATACCAATCAGATATAGCATCAAAATATGCAATAGCTATCATCAACTACGATCTCTTCATAACAGCTGGCTGCGTTAGTTTCCAATCCAACCAATGTGCATTCAAGGATTAATTCCTACAGTAATCTATGAAGCTTCCATATTCATCAAAATTCCAACCCGATGTAGCATTCAAAAAGTATTACTTTCTTGCGATGAAAATTGATCACCACATCGAGATCAGGCAACAAATCACAACAGAAAGAAATTGAAGGAGACGGTACCTCAACTAGCGCAGCCTCCTTCCTTGGGAAGGCACCGACGATGGCCGGCGACACGGACACGTCCCTCGCACCCGCGATCATGGCCGACTCGCTCCATCCCATCCTCGGCTAAAGCAAAACCGAAATAAAAAAAAACACAAAATTGCAAAAACAGTAAAAACGCCGAAAGTGGAAGCAGATTTGGAGGGGAATTCGAGCCGCAACCACGTGGAGAAGCGACGCGCGGAGGACCTTCTGCTGCTCCTCCTCGTACCCCGCGCCACCAGATCGGCGACCCCCCGATGCAGCTCCCTGTCCAGTCCGGTAGGCCCCTCCAGCGCCGGAACCGGCGGAGAAGGAGGCTCCATCCTTCTTGGGAGGGTCGACCGCGGGCTCCAGAGGGGGGGCGGGAAGAGGCGGTGGGGGCGAGGCGTCGGTGGACAGCCAGCAGAGAGCAGCGGTGGCAGGAGGCGGCGGGGAAGTGCATGGGAGGAGgcgccgggcggcggcggtggagaggaggcggcgggcggcgaggaaGGAGGCCATTGCGGAAGGGCCGGTCCCACGTACTACCACGTGTTCGACGAAATGGCGAGGCCGTATCGAAACAGAGTTTGCCGAACCAATTGGTGCCGTAAAGACTCTCAGTCGGGACGCGAAGTATCTTCTCGCGAGCTCATATGCTCCTGTATAAACAGTAAGCTTAAAAAATGTAAGAAAATCAAACAACTCTGAAAAAACCATTAGGAATTTTTAGTGTGTCTGCAAAGTTTCTTCATGAAATCACATTCGTAGaaatcatggcaaaaaaataTAGATGCCCTAATAATGGTATTTTCAAACGCATTTTGAAGCTCTGATTTTTCTTTTGCCACAACTTTTACAAACGTTATTTCGCGATGAAACTTTATAAGCACTTCAAACATTCCTTAATGTTTGTCATAACAAACACAGAATGTTTTGAATTATTTCCAATATTCTTTGATTTTACTATTAATACCAATAGCATTTGAACTCGAGCTGAGAAAGTTACTTTTGACTCGGTCGTATTTACTGTCGCCATGATTTGCATATAAAGTGCCGAAAATACCCTAACAAACATGGTTATACATGAACCTGATAAAAAAAGTTTCTTGCAAAAAAGTTAGCAATTTAGGAAAAAGTAAAAAATCTTCAAAACTTTTTTGGAACAAACTTGGCCTACTGAAGTACCCCTATAAAAAAATTACAAAGGAAAACTCCCCGTAAAAAAATTaagcaaaaaacaaaaatttCAGGACAATGTGGAGTGAATAGTAACTCTAATATGGTGTTGATTTTGGCTTTTTGCCAACAATACCATAAAAATCATTTCTTCGCCCAAAAATTTATGCGAGTGTGACGCTTGAGCAAGTTTGTTGTAAAAAACATATTTTTAGCCATTTTTTAAATTACTTTTTTTTTTGGAGAAACAGGTGTATCTCTTCCGGGTTCATTCGTTCCCTCATATATAGTGTTTTCAGTAAATTTTAGAACTCAGTCGTCATATCTCAATCTTAAAAGATTCGGTTATACACCGCCCGCCGGAGCAAGGAAAAGGATACTTGCAAACGCCATCGTCATACCACCAAGCTTTAAAGACCACATAACCACTCACCGTTAGAAATGAGATCTACTACTAACAAATGAAGGAACATCATTTGGGGCATCACCCCACGCAAAAGCAGACTTACAATCATTCACCATCGGTCCAAGCGGTTGGAGAAATCAGGCCATGCTGAAGATTAACTTGAAAGGAGAGGTCAAAGTCCCCACACTAAAATTCAGCCAACTGCTTTGTCTTGCTTGACGTACTAAGTGTCAAGATCTTATGAGGGCCGACAAAACAGGTAACACCTATCCTCACAGACCATTCATGGACGCCTGACCGGACATTGTCAAGGTAGTGAGAGGCCAAAGAGACCTTATTCCAGTGCGATGTCGCCACCACCTCATCGATGTTGCCTGGATAACTAAAAACCTAGGAGAAAAAGAACTAATAAAAACGGAAGGGACGGGTCCCCCACTCCTCTAGCTGCCAACAAGCCACCAAACAGGATAAAGGAAGGGGGGCGAGGCTTGGTGACAGCTAGAGTTAGGGATAGGAGGAGAGGTGATGGCAACTAGGGTTAGGGATAGGAGGAGATTGATTTTTGAAAAGGGTCGCTTTATTACTTACAAGATTTAAGCCTTACACCCGGCATCTGCATAAACCCCCTTAGTAACAGTAACAGGAGATTGATGACAGCTAGGATTAAGGATAAGAGGAGAAGTGCAACTTAAACCCCCTTAGTAACAATAGTTATTTAAGTAGACTGAAGTCCTGTAATTTTACTTCTCGTTTGCCCAAATAAAGCATCGTCTTTTAAAGGAAGAAGAGTGTTACCCGGGCCCAAGAGCTCAACAAACTTGACTGCTTTACCGATCATGTGACATATATGATAAGCAATCCAAACTACTAAAAAAAAAACTTGACTGCTTTTACCGCTACTAGGCAACATGAAGATGTCCACAGCAGTGCAGGAACTTTAATTTTAAAGCTCATAATCTCATCAAGTTCGCATCTAATCTGGATCTCATAATCTCGTCAAGTTTGCATCTAATCTGGACACAGGTCGTCATATTTGGTTGGGAACCCTCATATGATCCAACCATTATACCTATGGACATTTTGTTGAATTATTAATAAAGTTGGGCGAGAATTCTACAAAAAAAAATGTTCTGTGTCATCCTCCATCTTATATCCCAGGTATTACAGCACGTCGTACAACATCCAGTGTGTGGTTGCAGTCTTCACACCATCACTAACCAACGACTAGCAACTGCACATCTACCTGTCTGTTCCagatttcctccagtctcccaacCCATTCCAAACATCGAACAAACTCTTCCACCGGAGCTCCTGCCCCGCGTGGCGTCTCGCTTCGGCCTGAGCTGCCGTTTCAGCCTCCATATCTTCACCCCCTGCAAATCATGCATGAACTTTCAGTCTCTGAACTTCACATGGTTTTCAGTTCGTAGGAATGAACAGCTGAATATACTACCGTTTGCGCCCCTGGAACTTTCCTGCCGCTCCTGCTTCTCGAGTTTCCTGGAGAAGTTCCTGGCCGCCGCGAACACGTCCTTAGGCCTCTCCCACCCGCCGCCGAACACGCCGTGCCCTTCCTTGGGCTGTGGACGTGCCATGAACTCCAGCACCGGGAGCTCTTCGCTCCCAACCCAGTGGATGCAGTTCACAGGGCAAGACTCCACAGCCACCTGCGATTAAGATCCCTGGATGTGTTTCAAACAGCTCAACTAGTGCCAACGTTGAGTCGGAAACTCGGACCATCTGGACTTACCTGGATCTGCTGCTCCACGTCGCCAAACTGGACTTCGACGTGCGCGCTTCCAAGAACATCGTCCATGGCAAATGTCTCCCCAGCATGGTGAACACACTCCCTACATCCTGCACACGGCAACCTCTATCTCTGAAGCACTGGTGTTCTTAGGTCAGAAATATCAGTACTACGTACCTATGCATTTGTTCTCATCCACGAAGAGAGCCTGGCTCCTGATAGGCCCATTCCAAGAACTGTACCCGTCCCCGGTGTAACCGCTCCCAAAGCCGCCTCTGCTCTTGCCAAATCCATCAGCTTTCCTGGATGAACTCCTCATCAACACCTCATACGCCTCATTCAGCAACAGCGCATGGTCATGGCCCTGAACAGAAAAACACCAATTCACAGTTTACCACGATGCAAGGGAAAGAACCGATCTGATATCTCACGACAAAACAGCTGCTCCTTGTCGAGATTTTTTTACCTTTTACCTGAATTTCTAAGAAACCAAAAACCAAAACCAAAAAGAAGAGTAAATCGAAGAACAGGCAGATGGATGCGCACCTTGTCGCCAGCAATATCAGGATGGTGTTGCTTCTGGAGTTTCCTGTAAGCTTCCTTGATCTCCTGAGGTGTGGAATGAGTTGCTACTCCAAGAACCTGGTAGTAGTCCCTTCTTGTCTTCCCCTTTGCTGTGCTGCAGCACCTGATCATGGTCCTTCTGTACTTGTTTGGTCTAATCAGTTCATGGTGAGCTGATCCAGATCTGAGCTGCAAACAATAGTGATCAGAAGCAGCACAGGTGCTGAAGAACCCTGCCATTTCTCACTTCAGGTTTTTTTTCCTGTGCCTGTGAGGTGAGGCTGTGACTCCTGAGCAACTGGAGATAAACTCTCTTCAGATATTTGCTGCTGACGAGTACAAGAAGCTGTCATTTTCAGAGAACAGATATTTACAGGATTTTTTTCACACCTTCTAGCTGTTGGACATAAAGGAGAGGACCAAAAAGCAAGCAGACTACCGATATTTACATTATAACAGCACGTGTAAATATAGATTGCTCAAAACGTTCTCCCCCGATGTTTTTAATAAGGTCATATTCCTGATCGTGCATACATGTTCTGGTACTCTAGGAAATACAGTATGTGATCAAAGCTTATTCTGAGCGTATATGCAAATAAATAACAACGTAGATGTGTTGTGCATCTATGAGTAGAACTATACATGCCAGCAAGGACCACATATCCTACTACTCTACAGCTTGAGCTGCCTATACATACATATTACATCTGTGGTCTTGTCTGGACCACGTAGATCTTCCCATCCTTCACTACTCCCTCAACATCCTGCGGTGACCCATAGAGCTCCTCGATGGCGTGGCCAGCCCGTGCAATGCTTGAGAGGATTGAGCTCCGGAATCCAGAGTCAGTGATGAGAGGGTCGGTCGTGTAGTCGAGTACAACTTCATCTTCCACATCCATAGGGACACTGAAACAGGCACACTCCTCAGCTGCAATGCTAAATGAATTTTTAAGGATTTGGGTAAACCACATCTCATGAAGGATTTACACTAACCTATCATACAGCCCTGCTCCAGCGTAACCTTCCAGATCCTCACCATTAGAGTCTGAACGGAAGATG belongs to Triticum urartu cultivar G1812 chromosome 7, Tu2.1, whole genome shotgun sequence and includes:
- the LOC125519637 gene encoding chaperone protein dnaJ C76, chloroplastic → MAGFFSTCAASDHYCLQLRSGSAHHELIRPNKYRRTMIRCCSTAKGKTRRDYYQVLGVATHSTPQEIKEAYRKLQKQHHPDIAGDKGHDHALLLNEAYEVLMRSSSRKADGFGKSRGGFGSGYTGDGYSSWNGPIRSQALFVDENKCIGCRECVHHAGETFAMDDVLGSAHVEVQFGDVEQQIQVAVESCPVNCIHWVGSEELPVLEFMARPQPKEGHGVFGGGWERPKDVFAAARNFSRKLEKQERQESSRGANGGEDMEAETAAQAEARRHAGQELRWKSLFDVWNGLGDWRKSGTDR